Proteins encoded in a region of the Anopheles aquasalis chromosome 2, idAnoAquaMG_Q_19, whole genome shotgun sequence genome:
- the LOC126571834 gene encoding uncharacterized protein LOC126571834, translating into MHLCHPEHLSSLLHFIWLLHFGRPPYLSRPLHFSRPLPLSHPQDQHPTVDMHLCHPEHLSSLLHFIWLLHFGRPPYLSRPPHFSRPLHFSRPWAMCRQQQRRVPAIHPIVMLVIKSVLRHNPWKSYCNRWK; encoded by the coding sequence ATGCATCTGTGCCATCCAGAACATCTCAGCTCGCTTCTGCATTTCATCTGGCTTCTACACTTCGGCCGGCCACCGTACCTCAGCCGGCCACTGCACTTCAGCCGGCCACTGCCCCTAAGCCATCCTCAGGATCAGCATCCTACAGTGGATATGCATCTGTGCCATCCAGAACATCTCAGCTCGCTTCTGCATTTCATCTGGCTTCTACACTTCGGCCGGCCACCGTACCTCAGCCGGCCACCGCACTTCAGCCGGCCACTGCACTTCAGCCGGCCATGGGCAATGTGccgccaacagcagcgccgCGTTCCCGCCATCCACCCGATCGTCATGCTAGTTATAAAAAGCGTCTTGAGGCACAATCCATGGAAATCGTATTGCAATCGTTGGAAATGA
- the LOC126571840 gene encoding barrier-to-autointegration factor — MSSTSQKHRNFVAEPMGEKPVTELAGVGDVLGKRLEAAGFDRAYTVLGQYLILKKDAELFKEWMKDTCAANSKQAADCYQCLSDWCEEFL, encoded by the coding sequence ATGTCGAGCACATCCCAGAAACATAGGAACTTTGTGGCGGAACCGATGGGCGAGAAACCGGTCACGGAGCTCGCGGGCGTTGGCGATGTGCTCGGGAAGCGGCTGGAGGCGGCCGGGTTCGACCGCGCGTACACCGTTCTCGGCCAGTACCTCATCCTAAAGAAGGACGCGGAACTGTTCAAGGAGTGGATGAAGGATACGTGCGCGGCAAACTCGAAGCAAGCGGCCGACTGCTACCAATGCCTGAGCGATTGGTGCGAGGAGTTCCTGTAA